The following are encoded in a window of Carettochelys insculpta isolate YL-2023 chromosome 30, ASM3395843v1, whole genome shotgun sequence genomic DNA:
- the LOC142004034 gene encoding trypsin-3-like — protein MELLIITMLIAGVAAGRKNKTTQDRVVGGKPCLFGLHPYQAALLRNGGIYCGGSLIHPQWVLTAAHCNREIRSVKVHLGDYNLGVDEPTEQIRGILNFFIHPGYKLRPHDSDFMLLELDEPVQINSYVNTIKMATHCPTPGTRCTVSGWGTIKSPKMWLPAIMQCADIYVVSHRACQNTYPGLITEHMFCAGVKKGGIDACQGDSGGPLVCNGKLQGIVSWGKSVCAGEGQPGVYAKVCKAVQWVNRTIKRRLDGLESRS, from the exons AGACAACTCAAGACCGGGTCGTTGGGGGAAAGCCCTGCCTCTTCGGCTTACATCCATACCAGGCAGCCCTCCTGAGGAATGGAGGCATCTATTGTGGTGGAAGCCTCATACACCCACAGTGGGTATTAACTGCCGCACACTGCAATAGAGAAATCAG GTCAGTGAAGGTGCATCTGGGGGATTATAACCTGGGAGTGGACGAACCCACGGAACAGATCCGAGGGATCCTGAACTTCTTCATCCACCCTGGGTATAAATTACGCCCTCATGACAGCGACTTCATGCTTCTGGAGCTGGACGAGCCCGTTCAGATCAACAGCTACGTGAACACAATCAAAATGGCTACCCATTGTCCCACTCCTGGGACACGATGCACCGTGTCAGGATGGGGCACCATCAAGTCCCCCAAAA TGTGGCTGCCAGCCATCATGCAGTGCGCAGATATCTATGTCGTCAGTCACCGAGCATGTCAGAACACTTACCCGGGCTTGATCACGGAGCACATGTTCTGCGCTGGTGTGAAAAAGGGCGGCATAGATGCGTGCCAG GGTGATTCAGGAGGCCCATTGGTCTGCAACGGAAAGCTGCAAGGCATAGTCTCCTGGGGCAAGTCAGTCTGTGCTGGTGAAGGACAGCCGGGGGTCTACGCCAAAGTCTGCAAAGCTGTCCAGTGGGTAAACAGAACAATAAAAAGAAGGCTTGATGGATTGGAGAGCAGGTCATGA